Proteins encoded by one window of Pelmatolapia mariae isolate MD_Pm_ZW linkage group LG14, Pm_UMD_F_2, whole genome shotgun sequence:
- the akap1b gene encoding A kinase (PRKA) anchor protein 1b, with the protein MPLRFRSVVPYTLPGVLALIGWWWYISRKRERLINHDRTEGTPTTTDLKTSSADGSNGLVEKDTVSPTNDTDSPIHRPPNASNQRTQHENISQIHFQHTEASPSLAQSSEKFSCNSERMKQGVHRPPQSALPSLDKDDSLQVSSKDRKDPERSLSLALGTELNLVKDPVSDLEKATFSYQSTKVTSSFPTTSLLSGAERPDPEGEVAKNHSTNNTQDEMIGWDEHASNVERVDPSEADSLDTPPPVQDFHQHILSSTPTAPVLASTSLSIVQNTTAVTPENILVHGSPGEEHDLEDLAARLITKVISAATQEVLSVTSCQVVDKSLPNCSSGGLYPELEPILATQKHHHLSTSPSQVGCDCREATEKEAQAVPNGCSSSPVWKSVDVSHINHQKNAVHSSHWSTQLPQEAQTSPVLNIKLKGDEAAPLAEDSACSTCHSEDGISSEDLQSSMFDNQSDVIQLTDLSAREAAQGQVQAESLTEGLVLSATEEDSLDAACEIKGLNAVGVRNGAHGTCEVETDQSGGSDVNSMDSVDSGCTMGALESKGNHAASSSTELIIWEIEVPKHLVGRLIGKQGRYVSFLKQNSGAKIYISTLPYTQEFQICHIEGTQQQVDKALSLIGKKFKDLDLNNLYAAPPPPLTLPSLPMTSWLLLPSGVTVEVIVVNIVSAGHVFVQQHTHPTYHALRSLDQQMFLCYSQPGTPALPSPAEIGVICAAPAVEGAWWRAQVITFYKESNEVEIRYVDYGGYDRVKIDSLRQIRSDFVTLPFQGAEVLLDNIAPLPGEDRFSAEATSELEEMTRGVPLLAQVSSYDNNTGLPLVHLWNMVGDEVISVNRTLAERGLGVWVDGF; encoded by the exons ATGCCACTGAGGTTTCGCTCTGTTGTACCCTATACACTGCCCGGAGTACTCGCACTGATTGGATGGTGGTGGTACATCTCACGAAAGAGAGAGCGGCTCATCAACCATGACAGGACTGAGGGAACTCCAACCACTACGGACCTTAAAACATCTTCAGCAGATGGTAGCAATGGTTTGGTGGAGAAAGACACTGTATCCCCCACAAATGACACAGACAGCCCCATTCACAGACCTCCAAATGCCAGTAACCAGAGaacacaacatgaaaacatttcacaGATCCATTTCCAGCACACTGAAGCATCACCGTCACTGGCACAAAGTTCTGAAAAGTTTTCATGTAATTCTGAGAGAATGAAACAAGGAGTCCATAGGCCTCCGCAGTCAGCACTGCCATCACTTGATaaagatgacagcttacaggtATCATCAAAAGACCGTAAAGACCCAGAGAGGAGCTTGTCACTTGCCTTGGGAACAGAGCTTAACCTAGTGAAAGATCCAGTATCTGATCTAGAAAAAGCCACATTTTCCTATCAGTCTACCAAAGTCACCAGCTCCTTTCCCACAACATCGCTGCTTTCTGGTGCAGAGAGACCAGACCCGGAGGGGGAAGTTGCAAAGAACCACAGCactaataatacacaagatgaAATGATTGGCTGGGATGAGCATGCATCCAATGTAGAGAGGGTGGACCCATCAGAAGCAGACTCTCTGGATACACCTCCACCAGTGCAGGATTTTCACCAACACATTCTGTCCAGCACACCAACTGCCCCAGTCCTGGCCTCTACATCCCTAAGTATTgtccaaaacacaacagcagtAACACCAGAGAACATATTGGTACATGGTAGCCCTGGAGAGGAGCATGATCTTGAGGATCTTGCTGCTCGGCTTATAACTAAGGTCATCTCAGCTGCCACCCAGGAAGTCCTTAGTGTCACAAGTTGCCAGGTTGTGGACAAAAGTCTGCCTAACTGCAGTAGTGGTGGACTATACCCAGAGCTCGAGCCAATCctagcaacacagaaacaccatCATCTCTCGACAAGCCCTTCTCAGGTAGGCTGTGATTGTAGAGAAGCAACAGAAAAAGAAGCGCAAGCAGTGCCTAATGGGTGCTCCTCATCTCCAGTATGGAAATCTGTTGATGTCAGTCACATAAATCATCAGAAAAATGCTGTTCACAGCAGCCACTGGTCAACACAGCTGCCCCAAGAAGCACAAACCTCACCTGTGTTGAACATTAAACTAAAAGGTGACGAGGCTGCTCCGCTGGCCGAGGACTCGGCCTGCAGCACCTGCCACTCTGAGGATGGCATTAGCAGCGAGGATCTTCAAAGCAGCATGTTTGACAACCAAAGTGATGTGATCCAGCTTACAGACCTCTCCGCAAGAGAAGCGGCACAGGGCCAGGTGCAGGCTGAGAGTTTGACAGAGGGCTTAGTTTTGTCTGCAACTGAAGAAGACTCTTTGGATGCAGCGTGTGAGATAAAGGGGCTAAATGCAGTAGGTGTAAGGAATGGAGCTCATGGGACATGTGAAGTAGAGACGGATCAATCTGGAG GCTCTGATGTAAACAGTATGGACTCTGTGGATAGCGGATGCACTATGGGTGCCCTAGAGAGTAAGGGCAACCATGCTGCCTCCTCAAGCACTGAGCTGATCATCTGGGAGATTGAGGTACCAAAG CATCTTGTAGGGAGGCTTATTGGAAAGCAAGGTCGATATGTGAGTTTCCTAAAGCAGAACTCTGGAGCAAAGATCTACATTTCTACCTTGCCTTATACACAGGAGTTCCAGATTTGTCACATAGAAG GGACACAGCAGCAGGTTGACAAAGCCCTGTCGTTGATTGGGAAGAAATTTAAAGACCTGGACCTCAACAATCTATATGCTGCACCACCACCTCCACTTACATTACCATCTCTTCCCATGACTTCATGG CTTCTCCTTCCAAGTGGAGTCACAGTTGAAGTGATAGTGGTGAACATCGTGTCAGCTGGTCACGTCTTTGTCCAGCAACACACCCACCCCACGTACCATGCCTTGCGAAGCCTTGACCAGCAGATGTTCCTTTGCTACTCACAGCCAGGCACCCCTGCCTTGCCCTCACCTGCTGAAA TTGGTGTGATCTGTGCAGCTCCTGCAGTTGAAGGAGCCTGGTGGAGAGCTCAGGTCATCACCTTCTACAAAGAATCAAATGAAGTGGAGATCAGATACGTTGACTATGGAGGCTATGACAGAGTTAAGATTGACTCACTACGGCAAATAAG GTCTGACTTTGTGACACTACCATTTCAAGGTGCTGAAGTATTACTCGACAACATTGCACCACTACCAG GAGAGGATCGTTTTTCAGCTGAGGCCACATCAGAGCTGGAGGAAATGACCAGAGGAGTCCCATTGCTTGCGCAG GTCTCCAGCTATGATAACAACACAGGCCTCCCGCTGGTCCACCTGTGGAACATGGTTGGAGATGAG GTTATATCTGTGAACCGTACACTGGCAGAGAGAGGCCTGGGTGTTTGGGTGGATGGATTTTGA